The window GAGTTTTTCAGATGACCATTAATAGTCTTTAAAAGCATTATTTTCTGGTATTGAAACTGCTGCATCCAGGCAGAGTTCTCCACCTCTATCCATAAAGTTTCTTTGACAATTTTTAACGGTTGGGCGTAGGTGGCAGTGGTCTCATCCACAACCTTTTCCCAGTCTGGAAAGATGGAGTGCATCTCGAGCCTGGCTTCCCAGCCGTTGTCCTTCATCACTCGAGGCAGAATTGCCGCCAGCAATTTTTTTGCGTTTTTTCTTTGTTCATCTCTCATAGGTAACACCAGACCAGAATATTTCATGAAAGCGCTGTTTTTTCTGGCTATATCATGAAACACGATGTGATTACGCCTCATTTCGCCACTCTTTTAAGGGTAATACATATACCCGGCGGTTGCAGATCAGATTTCCTTCATTCGGCAACGTCTACCGATTTCGTACTCTTTATTATTAAAATTAACCCGTGCTTACTACAGTCCGACCCTTCACACCAGGATTCTGGAATCAATAAACACACGAAATACTCGGATCAGCAGATTTTCTTCTATCTACTTCCTTGCCAATCATTATTCAATGTTACACATGAAAAAACCCGCATCCCTCAGATGAGGGATGCGGGTCGCAAAACAACAGTGGCAAAATACTGCTGTGAAAAGATGTGCTAGTAAATGGTGAGGTAGTTCTCAAGTTCCCACTCAGTTACGGCGGTACGGAAACTATCCCACTCTGTCTCTTTAGCTTCGATATACTTCTCGAAGATATGCGGTCCAAGTGCTTCTTTAGCGATTGGGCTCACTTTAAGCTCTTCGATAGCCTCTTTGAGATTAGCAGGCAAAACGGTGATACCTTCTTCTTCCATATCTGCAGTGGTCATCTCGAAGATGTCCTTCTTTACCTCAGCTGGCGGAGCCAGCTCGCCCTTAACACCCTCAAGACCACAGCTCAGCATCATAGCCAGTGCCAGATATGGGTTACAGGCTGGATCCGGGCAACGGAGCTCGGTACGGGTAGAAATTCCGCGGGAAGCAGGAATACGAATCAGCGCAGAACGGTTGGAAGCAGACCATGCAGCATAAACAGGTGCCTCGTAACCAGGAACCAGACGCTTGTAGGAGTTAACCAGCGGATTGGTAACAGCTGCGAAACTACGAGCATTCTTCAAAAGACCGGCAATATAAGAGTATGCTTCCTTGGAAAGTTGCAGCTCATCGCTCTCGTCAAAGAAGGCGTTGGTGCCATCAAGCTTGAACAGGGACTGATTGGTATGCATACCGGAGCCGTTGATGCCAAAAATCGGCTTTGGCATGAAGGTCGCATGCAGACCGTATTTGGAAGCAACAGACTTAACAACCCATTTGAAAGTTACGGTATTGTCAGCTGCGGCCAGAGCATCGGCGTACTTGAAGTTAATCTCGTGCTGTCCTTCAGCAACCTCGTGATGAGATGCCTCAATCTCAAAACCCATGGACTCGAGGGTCTCGATAATCTCACGACGACAGTCATTGGCCATATCCTCAGGATCGAGGGAGAAGTAGCCAGCAGTATCGTTGGTGATAGTGGTCGGCAGACCATCTTCGTCACGCTCAAACAGGAAGAACTCAGCCTCGGTACCTACATTCATGGTGTAGCCAAGCTCTTTTGCTTCGGCAAGTACACGCTTGAGGTTCACACGTGGGCAGCCTTCGAACGGAGTGCCATCAGCTTTATAGACATCACA of the Desulfosediminicola ganghwensis genome contains:
- a CDS encoding DciA family protein, with product MRDEQRKNAKKLLAAILPRVMKDNGWEARLEMHSIFPDWEKVVDETTATYAQPLKIVKETLWIEVENSAWMQQFQYQKIMLLKTINGHLKNSKIKDIRFVLPHESRKAKVEEPKLKFVAPPRDEVEKFEEQSSFIEDEASREALVRLWYLSKACRRE
- the glnA gene encoding type I glutamate--ammonia ligase — encoded protein: MTREEILQIIEDQNIQYFRLQFVDILGFMKNVAIPKSQIGKALDGNMMFDGSSIDGFVRINESDMYLKPDYDTFTVLPWRNKDGVAAARIICDVYKADGTPFEGCPRVNLKRVLAEAKELGYTMNVGTEAEFFLFERDEDGLPTTITNDTAGYFSLDPEDMANDCRREIIETLESMGFEIEASHHEVAEGQHEINFKYADALAAADNTVTFKWVVKSVASKYGLHATFMPKPIFGINGSGMHTNQSLFKLDGTNAFFDESDELQLSKEAYSYIAGLLKNARSFAAVTNPLVNSYKRLVPGYEAPVYAAWSASNRSALIRIPASRGISTRTELRCPDPACNPYLALAMMLSCGLEGVKGELAPPAEVKKDIFEMTTADMEEEGITVLPANLKEAIEELKVSPIAKEALGPHIFEKYIEAKETEWDSFRTAVTEWELENYLTIY